The Branchiostoma floridae strain S238N-H82 chromosome 12, Bfl_VNyyK, whole genome shotgun sequence genome segment ATGAACACTTCAGAACAGAAAACTCCGTGTTTTGTCTATAGGACTTTATAGAATCAGCACATATTGCAACAGCTCTTTGTACAAAATAGAGCGTGTAGACTGTTATTAAAATGTACATCGGACACATCTGTTAGGCGGATGCAATCTTGAGCTTGGTTGGCCTACAGTGAGAAAGAGATTCTCTTGAAGTACTCTGATTATGTTCTTTAAAATCCTCActagccacgaaccacaaaatgtgtacaattccttcataccagttaattcatcccacatgtataatactagattttctgtatccaacaacttcagactacccaaacctaaaacaaacagtggaaaacgtaccttcctgtaccgagcaattatgctctggaactcattgccatctaacattaagtcactgtatacactgtccagttttaaacaagccatctcaaacattgtcatctagacctctgacctctgtgctctattgtaaatactttgtgattgttgtatttaaaaaaatgtatgtattcatgttgattgtcatgttgattcatgttgattgaaccttggaagattagcccgtaagggctaaaaggtttcttaataaacaacaaataaacaacaacaacatatccTTGAGTTTAAGTTATGTACTCTCCATACGATGACGTCTTTCTACGGTCCCATGTCAGAAAATAGCCCCTTATTCGACTAAACACGACTTTTCGGGTCCCtgacaaaaatattgaaaaaaatcgcCGTTTTTTATTTTGACCACAAGAATGAACAACTCgtataaaaaaaaagtctcGGATAAATCAAATCTTGATCAGAAAGTCTTAGatcaggtaaaatttgaaagctTTCTGCGCTGTCACCGCTTGGGCTCGATCGGGTACTTACCCCCGAAAACCTGATAACCTAAAAACAATTATGTCGTCATCATAATGTAGTCAACGAACTCTAAATATGTGCTAAATGTCTTGGTGTTACAACGAAGTATCTCAAAGTTACAGGCGTATTTATCGAATACTCCTCAATAAAGCTGTGTCGCATGCTGTATTTAACCAGCGTCTGCTATCACCTGTCGTGAGTTGATGTATACACATTTATAGTAAGGCCacaaattctatggatgacatcctctgcagactgcaacaATAGTGAgaaagggcgaaaaaaacaagatgtctaAAAAACAAatatggctaaattttccaaatatacgcaataaacgtaaaaaaagaagtgaagcgacaaaacatggtatcacagcctacaaggcatttatttctgtattcaagtgTAGTAGATGTGACACAATaagtggtagactggtatcatttaccaacatggcaactacactcatggcttccatattggagCCAATATTAAAACTATGTAAgtttttagtttcacttctataactacagtcatcaGTCGAAAATTAacgcgcgcgctgatgtcatccataaaatctacttgctgtagcctaacCCCAAGTGGgcaaagagaaagaaaataagCAACAGTAGATAAAATACCGGTCGCTACCATGTATTTCAGcttcttgttttatttgttgtgcAAATTCTACGTTGGAAAACAATTTAAATTTGAAACCTTTCTTTGGGAAACCATACTAGTGAAGGCCTGCGACTGTTTTCGCACTACCTGACTATGATTACTGGTCACTACAGTACCTGTGGTGTTTGTACTGATTTTGTGACGGCCTGACACTGGTTTTGCCCTGCGTTGTCGCTTCTGGCCGATACACTAGTTGTGcatgtggtgtttgtgttgggttCATCAATGGTCTGACAATGGCCATGCCCTCTCTGATCATTACTACTGGTCATGGCattagctgtggtgtttgttgGCTTTGGTGATCTCATGATCATGGTCATTTGCAATTACTGTAGATGATGGCTCCTTTGGTGTTGTTCCCACACCTACGTACATCGGATTTGGCTTCAAGGCAGCTAACACTTCGCTATGTGATAAATGTTCTATTTTCAGACATTGAATGTTGGCTTGAGACTGGCCCTGCTCTTTTAAATCAtcaccactggtcactacagaagctgtaatgtgtgtgtttgattcagtgatggcctgagactgaccatGCCTTATCTGATCATTACCACTGCCACTGGTCCCTACAGAGGCTGTGGTGTGTGTGCTggtctgagactgaccctgtccTATGTTATCATGACAACTGGCTATTACAGTGGCTGTGGAGtgtgtgttggattcagtgttAGTATGAGGCTGGCTATGACATCCAACATTGTACAGATGGCTCGGCTTTGAGACTGAAGGCTCTGGGCCATAAGTTGGATTTCTAGCATCCAAAGATTTGGTGGTGGCCTGAGACTGTCCCCGTCCTGTCTGACtttgaccactggtcactacagtagctgtggagtgtgtgttggattcagtgttGGTCCGAGATTGGCCATGGCATTCGGCAGTGTATAGATGACTCAGCTTTGATGCTGTATGCTCTGGCCCATAAACAGGATTTCTAGCATCCAAAGAGTGGGTGGTGTCCTGAGACTGGATGCCCCCTATTTCATCATGACCAATGGTagttacagtagctgtggtgttcgATTTAGATTCAATGACAACCTCAAGCAGACCCTGTCCTATCGGGTTTTGATCATTGGCACTGACCATTGCTGTAGGTATTGGCACCTTTGGTGATGTTCCCACGCCTGCGTACATAGGATTCGGCTTTAAGGCTGCTAGCATTTTGTGATGTGATGGAGTTCCAACTGTCTGAGCCTGAATGTTAGCCTGAagctggccctgccctgtctgatcatggtGGTTAtcaatatcttcatactggtggcCATATCCACTGGTTGTTACAGAAATTGGCACCTTTGGCGTTGTTGCCATACCTGCGTACATAGGATTCGGCTTTAAGGCATCTAGCTGTGGATTTCCAACTGTCAAGGATTGAATGTTAGCCTGGGACTGGCCCTTACCTGACTGAGACGCATTTCTGTTGCTAACACCAGTATTTGGGTTCTGTCCTGAAGAAGGATGCTGGGTCCTCCTCATGCACCAGATAATGATAATGGTGGTGCCAATCAGGACAATACCAGCTACTGAACCGCAGACAGAACCAATTATGGTAGATAGGGGGCGCCTAGGATCAGATTCATGAGAACTTGTACTTTTTGGTTTGCCTGAAGTGATTTCAATCGGCGAAGTTAGCGTCGCTCCTGTTTTGCCTGTTTTGTATCTATCACCTGCTGTTGAGCCAGCATTGCGCTTAAAGCACCAGTGATAGCGAGAAGTGATCGTGCCATTGTAAGACTTGTTGGTGGTTACTTGGACATCAATAGGGAGTGTTGATGTGGTTGGTTCTTCACATATCATATCCTCAGGATTAATATCCATAAATTTCTCTCCACGGATTTTGACGGGTTGGGCACATAATATTTGGTCTACAAATTCTGGTCTAAATACTGATGTTGCTCCTTCAAATTCCGTAATATTCAGCCTAAGGGGAACCATTCTACAATCACATTGCCAGGGATTGTCGTCAAGTTCTAGGCTTATATATGGGTTCAACTTTTCCAAGTGGATTAGATAAGCAAAGAAATCAAGTTCCACTGTTGCTAATTTGTTCGAGGACAACCCCAGCTCATTTAGCCGGCAGGTTTGGTGTGTAAATGCACCagactgaatcattgttatttgGTTGTTGTCCAGCCACAAATTGTCAAGGAGttttagatttgcaaatgtgcCAGGCTGAATCACTGATATTTTGTTGCTACTCAGGTACAGTTTTTGCAGATGGGGTAGATTTGAAAAGAGGCCAGAAGGAATCTCTGTTATTTCGTTTTCAGATATGTCCAGCTGTTCTAGACAAGGCAGGTGAGAAAGTGCACCAGGGTGGATCTTTGTTATGTGATTGTTACTCAGCCACAACTTTAAGAGCTGGAAtagatatgcaaatgaattaGGTTGAATCACTTTTATCTGGTTAGAGGACAGCGTCAAATCTTCTAAACGGGTTAGATTTATAAATGTGCCGGGCTGAATCGTTGCgatcttgttgtcttctaagtccaACACTTTGAGttggggtagatttgcaaatgtccctatctgaatcattgttatctggttttcGGACAGCTCCAACTCTTGGAGTTGAGTTAGGTTTGTGAATGAACCAGACTGAATGCTAGTTATCTTGTTACCTTCTAGATGTAACAGGTTAATGGTTGTTGGGAGGTCCTGAGGGATGTTGGTGAGGCCCATGTTGATGCATCTGCATTGTGATGAGGGTTCACAGCTGCAGCCAGCTTCTGGCGAgttgggctccttcaggatgatgagaaggaaaatcagcaggtgtcgcagctttcCTCCCATGGTGTTCTTTCACCTAAACAGAACAGCAGGGTTCCTTTGTAACGCCACATGCACATTTTTCTTTGCATATTGAATAAGAATATGCTTCACTGGAAAAGTGAAAAGTTTTATGGACAAGTGTTATGAACAAGTTTGTACCTTCGCAACAAAGATACCTTTAAGGAAAGGACTTGGTTCACAAAGGAGATGAACGTAGTCAGGCTTAAGCAACTGTTACAAAActtattttcatcttttataAGTTTCATCTTTCACACATGTTTTCATATAGACCTGCTAAATATATGAATACAAAACGCTAGAGAACCAAGAAATGGAACTGATGTGTTCATACActttgtatcatttgaatgtcATACTTCGACTGTTAAAGACAGGAAAATGCTTTCCCGTTGTTACATTCATGCGCCTCTCTGTAAGGATAGAGTAGAAACGTTCATTTGAATACTTTTTATAAGCAAAAGTAACAGGTAGTTATGAAGTTTAATAAGGGATAATAATCTGATCTGGTACAATGGTCTgacatcttggattttggccgaATACgttatcaaattagcataatttatgtaaaattaatcatgaaaaataaacttaactgcataagattttatttatgtaataaaatctACCAAGAAAACATGAAACTTGAATACATTGTTGGAACAGAAATCAACGAATTTCGTTAAGAAATTGCCCGTTAACATCCGATTGCAATAGCAAACGCCAAAACTTGAAAAACTGTGAAATTCTTGCCATTTAAATTTTGGGAAAAGTCACCAGCTCTAGCGAAAGTCGTTCGGGCGTTATACCTGAAAAGCCAACATCAGAATAGGGGTAAATATGTGTCATTTATGGAGTGGAACAATAACAGTGATTACGTAAATAAGGGCTTGATTTACGAATTCTCATAATACCTTCGTGGaatacatttcatacatgtggtatatatgtatatcatcaTGCATATATTTTGTTAATGTGGAAGGCAGCCGTATATTTCATTCTGAAAAGGTTAACATTGACTTAATTCTGCCAGAGAAAAGGAATTCCACGTACAACATATGCAAGTTTGGCGGAGAGGACCATTATTTCAACATTGTTATGAAAGACTAGtccccaagcagaccctacggtgccttagaaatagtatcaaagctggcaagggacttagtatagcggcaccaggtgcccgtttgactccctaagccggctatctccctttggccggctatacccctttgccagctttgatactatctccaaggcaccgttgggtctgcttggagactactgaAAGACTAAGTATTTCAAAGTCAGTGAGACAAGATATATAGAAAATAAGGAAGCTCTAATTTTTTTGTGCTTCTATGTTTGTAAGTAAAGTATTCGAATATTCCGTAGCTGTCCCATTAAAGTGTGTAACAAACAGTTTCAAAATAGTCTTAACGATATGACGttgctgattgtctgaagctggctggTTGAATATTAACGTTAATGTTGTTTTGCTTATTTCGACATGTTTGTGTGTCAATATTTCTTACTCATTATCATGATCTAGACAGAAAGGGTCAGAAGACCCATAGAATAGAAACGCACCGTCATAGCGGTACTAATATTATGTCCCGATAATAAACTGCATAGTAATCAAGTAATCATGAATCCAAAACTACATAGTAAGGacatcaaaattcattttttaacAACTGTACGTTTCTGGGGTCTAAATGGACCCTATTCGGATTCAACAAAGACATTATTTTATAGTTTTTGTAGTTTGGACAGTACTTCATCAATCTCGGTTTATAGATTAAGAGCGGTAATAGTAGATGTTTACATATAGATTAGAGTCACTGAAGGATCGATGTTTTTATCCAAAATGTtttaaatggcacttcaaaatatACGACTGGGTCCAAAATGACCTCCTTGAgttgtttgagggttaatgacAATCACATGACATAAGCATACCTTTCAATCCAGTCGGAATATCTTCAGTTGGCGCTTCTTGTGTGTCGCGTCCGTCAGTGGCTGATCGGTGATGGAGTGTGACAAACAACTCAGGATTAGACTGACGTGTACCCTGATGTTGATTGTCTGATGCTGGCTATTTGAATTTTAATGATATTCacaaacatcatgaaaatatcataagtATGATATAGGTATCAAAATCCATGTAAATACAGGAAAGGAAAGCatttctatggatgacatcaatgcGCACACTAAAGTTTATTTTCGCTTGACCAAAAATGCATTCCTGCGATCGTCACAATCCAAAAACGTAAAAATATGCCGCTGTTTTTTATCAGTTCTATCACAAAATGCCTTATATGACAATAAACATTAGCACATTGCACAGTGCTGTTGTGTTTGGTTAACCGTATAGCGGCATTATGGCGTCCGCAGAGTTTTGTGCCAGTCAAATGTGTTACTATAAAGGTAGTCAGCAAACATCACTACTGATTTACATCCAATATACCCTTGGCCGGGCAACTGACTTTTGTTTAGATAAAGATGTTATGTACCAAGGACAGTTGAAATATTCGTGGTCATGAAGGTTGATGAAATGACTCAACTCACAGAATATGATATAATAGATGACAGAGTCTTAagtttgttctttcacatcttctttaaTTTGACGTTAGAATTGACTTTGGTGTTCTATGACACTAAATTAAACGTTATCGGTTTTCCGATAATTTTGCCATCTACGACATACTAACATTTCATGACTTAAAGTACAGTTGAAAGCTTTTCTTTTTGTTGGAAACGTCGAAACTTAATTCGCTTGCGGAAGTCGGATGTCATCATCCACATAGGCATAGCAAGATGGACTGTTGTATAGAAGTAAGTCGACAGGAGGCGCCCATAATTGAGATTGACCCCGGAAGAGGTTACCGGCCTGAAGGCCACCTACAGCCTACAGGCATGTAAACGTCGGCTCGTAGGTGTCAGCAGAAACCCTGGTATTCATGGAGAAGGTAGGTCCTAGAAAAATGTCTCAGCAGTTTGGATGCACGTTATATTGACGTAGAAATCGACATCAACATTGGTCTACTTCCTGACTGAGATCCCACGAGTGCCCCTTCCCTCCCCATAAtttccacccccctccccaagcaAGAGGGCAAATTACCTTGTCTTCTGTGATTGTGTGAATTATAACCTTCACGTGACGTTTACGATAAAATGTGAGATGTCTTAGATAACACGAGATTGAATAGGAGAAATTCAGTAATCGTTCACTTCACATTAACTTGAGCTTTCCATTATAATATAACGGGTCAAGACCGGGAGCTGTTTAAGTTATACTCTCTTTAATAGTGGACTTTGATCAATAATGTTACATAAGTTGATACGATAATGAAGTACTTCATATGGCTTTTCtgtatatgtgtgcatgtgtgtgtgtgtgcgtatttaatgtgtgtaggtgtatgtgtgtctgtgactGAGTTTGTgtcggtgtgtttgtgtgtgtgcatgtgtgtgtgtgtgtgtgcatatgtgtgtgtgggcATGTTttagtgtttgtatgtgtcaGTGTGTTGGAATAAATTATGTTAAGAATATTACTCTTGAAACTACATATAtcaaaaaaacagatttttttctccCTTCCAGGTATCCTGTTAAAACTGTAGAAACGCCAATAACCCCTGACCCCATGTCGACAGCGCAGGTTGTACGGAGGGTGGCCGTGTTTGGCGGTACCCACGGTAACGAGATGTCGGGCGTGTACCTGGTGAAGCGATGGTTACAGAACCAGGAGGCCATCACCAGGCCCAGTTTTCTCACGGTCCCGTGTATCGCTAACCCTCGCGCCGTGGAGCGCTGTAGACGCTACATCGACGTGAATCTCAACAGACAGTTCACGCCGGGAACATTTCAGGTGGGTAGATTTGTTGTCACAGTGGTAAACTtctaatcaccaagcagatcctacaNNNNNNNNNNNNNNNNNNNNNNNNNNNNNNNNNNNNNNNNNNNNNNNNNNNNNNNNNNNNNNNNNNNNNNNNNNNNNNNNNNNNNNNNNNNNNNNNNNNNNNNNNNNNNNNNNNNNNNNNNNNNNNNNNNNNNNNNNNNNNNNNNNNNNNNNNNNNNNNNNNNNNNNNNNNNNNNNNNNNNNNNNNNNNNNNNNNNNNNNNNNNNNNNNNNNNNNNNNNNNNNNNNNNNNNNNNNNNNNNNNNNNNNNNNNNNNNNNNNNNNNNNNNNNNNNNNNNNNNNNNNNNNNNNNNNNNNNNNNNNNNNNNNNNNNNNNNNNNNNNNNNNNNNNNNNNNNNNNNNNNNNNNNNNNNNNNNNNNNNNNNNNNNNNNNNNNNNNNNNNNNNNNNNNNNNNNNNNNNNNNNNNNNNNNNNNNNNNNNNNNNNNNNNNNNNNNNNNNNNNNNNNNNNNNNNNNNNNNNNNNNNNNNNNNNNNNNNNNNNNNNNNNNNNNNNNNNNNNNNNNNNNNNNNNNNNNNNNNNNNNNNNNNNNNNNNNNNNNNNNNNNNNNNNNNNNNNNNNNNNNNNNNNNNNNNNNNNNNNNNNNNNNNNNNNNNNNNNNNNNNNNNNNNNNNNNNNNNNNNNNNNNNNNNNNNNNNNNNNNNNNNNNNNNNNNNNNNNNNNNNNNNNNNNNNNNNNNNNNNNNNNNNNNNNNNNNNNNNNNNNNNNNNNNNNNNNNNNNNNNNNNNNNNNNNNNNNNNNNNNNNNNNNNNNNNNNNNNNNNNNNNNNNNNNNNNNNNNNNNNNNNNNNNNNNNNNNNNNNNNNNNNNNNNNNNNNNNNNNNNNNNNNNNNNNNNNNNNNNNNNNNNNNNNNNNNNNNNNNNNNNNNNNNNNNNNNNNNNNNNNNNNNNNNNNNNNNNNNNNNNNNNNNNNNNNNNNNNNNNNNNNNNNNNNNNNNNNNNNNNNNNNNNNNNNNNNNNNNNNNNNNNNNNNNNNNNNNNNNNNNNNNNNNNNNNNNNNNNNNNNNNNNNNNNNNNNNNNNNNNNNNNNNNNNNNNNNNNNNNNNNNNNNNNNNNNNNNNNNNNNNNNNNNNNNNNNNNNNNNNNNNNNNNNNNNNNNNNNNNNNNNNNNNNNNNNNNNNNNNNNNNNNNNNNNNNNNNNNNNNNNNNNNNNNNNNNNNNNNNNNNNNNNNNNNNNNNNNNNNNNNNNNNNNNNNNNNNNNNNNNNNNNNNNNNNNNNNNNNNNtccttggccagctttgatactatcttatggcaccgttggatctgcttggagattagtaaacTTCCTCTGTCTTTAGTGACTTAGGAATGAAGATCTAGAGTGAGGTGTTCACGGCATTTTAACTTCCTGCTTGGTCAAAGCAATAGTGTACGACAAAAACACACACTTGCAGTTACACTTTTGTTGttaagtaccagagttaccaagctaggattgatgtgttcaaaagttcatattttcccagaactattgtagagtggaatatgttatcaccaagcacagtactGGTATgggcatcttctctgaatagttttaaagaacacttacagatagatgtgcaaaagttaggtgtgacagattgtttagtgtaatgtaaccagctgctgccgtgcctggtgcgtgcctgcgaagctggtgtgttacgctgaagggcggttataccggctatatagatacagatacagatggttgattggttggttgctGTTCTGTTCCACAGCATGGATGTCCCGAGCACCGCGCCCTACGAGGTCCATCGTGCCGTGGAGTTGAACAAGAAGTTTGGCGCGGCGGGGGAGGCGTTCGATGTCATCATCGACCTTCACAACACGACCTCCAACATGGGCAACTGTCTAATCATCGGCTCGTCTACTGACAGCTTCACCCTGCAGATGGTGCGGTACCTGGTGCAGCGGTCGGGGCTCGTCTGTCCCGTGTTTCTCACCGAGAACCCTGCATCTCATGTCAAAATGGCAGATACGCGTAGCATGGGTGTCCATGGAATAGGTAAGTCAGGGCttaaaataccacctgcatatgaaTGTAAGTGtataaaattggagctgtgcaggtactgtaaatgcagaaatgttcgtggtggattaatgttcaccgcgaacttaaaaccaccgcgaacttttttctatcatggtataagactgcagtctatggtgttaccgcgaacttaatcCACCgagaaaagtcctttttcctgctaccgcaaaattaaatccccgcgaacttaaatgcagttacagtatttctggtgtcaacctgcacctaacctgcactggtccatgtactgggttttatacataaatgtcctataatgtttgtgtatatggaactgcattgactgttaccatctatagagtataaaagaaaaataaatagcaattgttcctgaacaattttagtatgatccatatacttcctaaattcagagtggtgcaggtaattttccgTATtacctgcagaaaaaaaagtattttgagccctgtaagtTCTTACAAAGAATTCATCAAACTTTTATAacactgtttttctttttgttaaagAAGCCCTGAACTTAGGATTAGAAGGGAGTGTTTTTCCAACAAATGATAACTTTAGGAAGTAAAGCATGCATGCTACTTCATTCTATACTATAGTATAGGTATAAAGCACCCACAAATCTTGTGCACATCATAAAGCATTTAGTATTGTACTAAACTCCAAAAGTACCCTTTAGTAGATTAAGCATTCACAAGATCAGTCTATAGCTGAATGTAATGGACTGACAAGGACTGACACATTAGGGTTACAGGAATGATTTCAGAGGCAATATATGAAAAACTTTGTTAtatgttctttgatatcttgtgaacaattggcctTCTTAATTGTGCTGATGGCCCCGCATTGATGCCAAAAATATTGATGATTGAGGAGGTTTCAATACGGGTCTGCATGGGGTTTGTGAGTGTAATATTGTTTTACAATATATAAACCTCCAACGCAGCAATTCATCACaagtgaaattctgcaaaaaggtTTCTGATTGTGAATTCATTGAATACATGAactattagaaaattaataaAGCCCTCTTCTGCAGTTTAGTGCC includes the following:
- the LOC118427009 gene encoding aspartoacylase-like; amino-acid sequence: MSTAQVVRRVAVFGGTHGNEMSGVYLVKRWLQNQEAITRPSFLTVPCIANPRAVERCRRYIDVNLNRQFTPGTFQYCMDVPSTAPYEVHRAVELNKKFGAAGEAFDVIIDLHNTTSNMGNCLIIGSSTDSFTLQMVRYLVQRSGLVCPVFLTENPASHVKMADTRSMGVHGIENGHYGPSCLRSVSRHGLCLELGAQPQGVLLADIFLRHERLVHTCLDFIHKFNQGELFPKETLEVYRILHVVDYPRNKDNDLSAMIHPELQDKDWHPLQPGDPMFLTLDGETIKYEGDSTIYPAFINEAAYYEKGIAFWATQKETLNVNELQVKN